A DNA window from Hevea brasiliensis isolate MT/VB/25A 57/8 chromosome 2, ASM3005281v1, whole genome shotgun sequence contains the following coding sequences:
- the LOC110632582 gene encoding BEL1-like homeodomain protein 3: MATYYPSLSSQRDNLQSPYPGDQKLASYSELPSHHNNMTIYVNQASAAGSYSEFITESSLSSHNCAEFAAAGDRNEMMFIPPTSDTMNLQSVDGHLNTAAGNPVGNHVNQDSQGVSRAELRILDGEQNFQCQGLSLSLGTEMQSPVSVPSFQYQSPNLILTSLLSPHVPVLGKWTLSSESDENKVLRNSGCLSTFSGGNHNPIKTEVSCNPQCFDAHKDVHTDTYMDGTSGYANAISNSKYLKAAQQLLDEVVNVRKALKQFQSNKCFDDTKENDGKPSNQSIAPTSSGISSGLSESIANSSSELSSAERQDLQNKKTKLLSMLDEVDRRYKQYYHQMQIVVSSFDMASGHGAAKSYTALALQTISRHFRCLRDAISNQIEIIRRRLGEQDTSPNGQGGILRLRYVDQQLRQQRALQQLGVMRHSWRPQRGLPESSVSILRAWLFEHFLHPYPNDSEKIMLAKQTGLTRNQVANWFINARVRLWKPMVEEIYKEEFADSEAFSKSSLDDATKALGENHLVSENGLDELQDSVTSAAADSNHPGQVHDLRSYCIPDIEMNKPIGKTVRQNNSLGDVSNFRITKLQGNQRSDMEEQSPYLDKNVPVNQHGDETLMPAALSYDISELSGFAIGSQVSLALGLQHRESDAFSMSGENHMRVNNVAPSSMGPDSMDYHCMDLGKQQDRFGNSHILHDFVV; encoded by the exons ATGGCTACTTATTACCCCAGTTTGAGCAGCCAGAGAGACAATTTGCAAAGTCCATATCCAGGAGACCAGAAACTTGCTTCTTATTCTGAACTTCCTTCCCATCATAATAACATGACAATTTATGTGAACCAAGCATCTGCTGCTGGGTCGTACTCAGAATTTATAACTGAGAGTTCCTTGTCTTCTCACAATTGTGCTGAATTTGCAGCTGCTGGAGATAGAAATGAGATGATGTTCATTCCACCTACGAGTGACACAATGAATTTGCAATCTGTTGATGGGCATTTAAACACAGCAGCAGGTAATCCAGTAGGCAACCATGTTAATCAGGATTCCCAGGGGGTTTCCAGGGCAGAGCTTCGCATTCTAGATGGTGAACAGAATTTTCAGTGTCAGGGATTATCTCTAAGCCTTGGCACAGAGATGCAATCTCCAGTTTCTGTTCCGTCATTTCAGTATCAAAGTCCAAACCTAATTTTGACTTCGTTGTTGAGTCCACATGTTCCTGTATTGGGGAAGTGGACATTATCCAGTGAAAGTGATGAAAATAAGGTGTTGAGAAATTCTGGATGCTTGTCTACCTTTTCTGGGGGCAACCATAACCCCATCAAAACAGAGGTTTCCTGTAATCCTCAGTGCTTTGATGCCCACAAAGATGTTCATACTGATACATATATGGACGGAACTTCTGGTTATGCTAATGCTATCTCAAACTCTAAATACCTCAAGGCAGCACAACAACTGCTTGATGAAGTGGTTAATGTCAGAAAGGCTCTGAAGCAGTTTCAATCCAACAAATGTTTTGATGACACCAAGGAGAATGATGGGAAACCTAGCAACCAATCTATCGCTCCCACATCAAGTGGGATTTCTTCAGGCCTTAGTGAGTCAATTGCCAACTCCTCGTCTGAGTTATCTTCTGCAGAACGACAGGATTTACAGAACAAGAAGACAAAGCTTCTGTCCATGTTGGATGAG GTTGATAGAAGATACAAGCAGTATTACCATCAAATGCAAATTGTGGTGTCTTCTTTTGACATGGCATCAGGTCATGGGGCAGCTAAATCATACACAGCACTTGCTCTCCAAACAATCTCTCGTCATTTCCGCTGCTTGCGTGATGCAATCAGCAACCAGATAGAAATAATAAGGAGAAGACTTGGGGAGCAAGACACTTCACCTAATGGTCAAGGAGGGATATTACGTCTCCGCTATGTGGATCAGCAGCTAAGACAACAGAGGGCTCTCCAGCAGCTTGGTGTGATGCGGCATTCTTGGAGACCTCAAAGGGGTCTTCCTGAGAGCTCTGTTTCAATTCTTCGAGCTTGGCTTTTTGAGCATTTCCTTCATCC CTACCCTAATGATTCAGAGAAAATCATGCTAGCGAAACAGACAGGCTTGACGAGAAACCAG GTGGCAAACTGGTTTATTAACGCACGGGTGCGTCTTTGGAAGCCCATGGTTGAGGAAATATACAAAGAAGAATTTGCAGATTCTGAAGCATTCTCTAAATCTTCTCTAGATGATGCAACCAAAGCACTTGGAGAGAATCACTTGGTATCTGAGAATGGGCTAGACGAGTTGCAGGACAGTGTGACATCTGCAGCTGCTGATAGTAACCACCCAGGTCAAGTTCATGATTTAAGGTCTTATTGCATTCCTGATATAGAAATGAACAAACCTATAGGAAAAACAGTGCGTCAGAATAATTCTCTTGGAGATGTCTCAAATTTTAGGATTACTAAACTCCAGGGTAACCAAAGGTCTGACATGGAAGAACAAAGCCCTTATCTAGACAAAAATGTCCCAGTTAACCAACATGGTGATGAGACTCTTATGCCTGCTGCTCTCTCGTATGACATATCAGAGTTGAGTGGATTTGCAATTGGCAGTCAGGTGTCACTTGCATTGGGTTTGCAACATCGTGAAAGTGATGCTTTTTCCATGTCCGGTGAGAACCATATGAGGGTTAACAATGTAGCACCTTCCTCTATGGGACCTGACTCGATGGATTATCATTGCATGGATCTGGGAAAGCAACAGGACAGGTTTGGCAATTCCCATATATTACATGATTTTGTAGTTTGA